A DNA window from Calliphora vicina chromosome 1, idCalVici1.1, whole genome shotgun sequence contains the following coding sequences:
- the LOC135957961 gene encoding uncharacterized protein LOC135957961 gives MHQVLSYETAVRANNVSEYRKYVTKRTCIILVVTIGFFTLISGYLLGNFVSERKNHIRMLLSKKPISSPPDDKTSHTIDISSTDYMNLQELHAYQKTKTKLLASAQALSKLLQRDESYRSTSLNTEIFNKYISCTQDVPPNTKIETSQFIEQLVDNTSARQRDCMRIIQVIIENNLITT, from the exons atgcatcaGGTACTAAGTTATGAAACAGCAGTACGTGCCAATAATGTGTCCGAATATCGGAAATATGTCACTAAACGGACCTGCATAATTTTGGTGGTAACAATTGGATTTTTTACGCTGATATCGG GTTATTTACTGGGAAATTTCGTGTCGGAACGCAAAAATCACATACGCATGCTGCTGTCAAAAAAGCCCATTAGTTCTCCGCCAGATGATAAAACATCACATACAATCGATATCTCAAGTACCGATTACATGAATCTACAAGAACTACACGCCTATCAAAAGACCAAAACTAAACTCTTAGCATCCGCTCAAGCGCTTAGTAAGCTACTGCAGCGTGATGAAAGTTATCGCTCAACCTCTTTGAATACGGAAATTTTCAACAAGTACATATCGTGCACCCAAGACGTACCACCCAATACGAAAATCGAAACCAGCCAATTTATTGAACAACTGGTTGACAACACATCGGCCAGACAAAGAGATTGCATGCGAATAATACAAGtcataattgaaaataatttaataacgaCTTAA